The Suricata suricatta isolate VVHF042 chromosome 16, meerkat_22Aug2017_6uvM2_HiC, whole genome shotgun sequence genome contains the following window.
tggaggagagacagagagagttccaagcagcctCCGTGCTGTTGGCTCAgcgcctgacacgggactcgatcccaggaaccacgagaccatgacctgagtcggacaCTTGaggtgccggggtggctcggttggttaagtggttgagcatccgacctcagctcaggtcctcatctcacagttcctgagttcaagccccacatcagcctctctgttttcaatgcagagcctgcttggaattctctgcccctccccccccaaaaataaataaaaaattaaaacaaaacaaaaagagtcaAGTTAGACggttaaccaaccaagccatccaggtgccccagagcatgtgactctttgaTCCTGGCCTAGTGAGTTGaaggcccacattgggcatagggtttactttaaaaaaaaaaaaaaaaaaaggagaagaaggataATGGAAAGGTAGCAAGTCATGTGATTTGGGTCTCCCTGTGGTGCCCTGTAAACAAAATGCAACAGTATCGACCATACAGAGTTGTTGTAAAGACTGAGAGAATTAAACACTTACAGCCAGACATGTAGGCAAGGACTCCAGACGTGTTTGGTTATGGAGAGCGCACAAGCTCATGAAAGGGGGGCCCTCATCAGTCACTGGAGAAGCACAAATCCAGGCCCCCCCGGAGAATCATTAtgcacctatcagaatggctgcAACTCAAGACTGGCCATACCTGTGCCGCGGaggatgctggggagggggagggggacccagAATTCTCCGGACTTTGCCGGGAggagccattttggaaaacagtgtgggggggttcttaaaaaattaaaatctattcttAACGGATAAGGTGGCAGTGATTCCTAAGGTTTTTTTTACCTACACaaattaaagtttgttttttaacatttactcatttttaagagacagaatgtgagggagcgagggggcagagagagagggagacacagaatccaaagcaggctccaggctctgagctgtcagcacagagcatgacgtggggctcgaactcaggaaccgtgagaccatgacctgagcctaaatcagacgcttaactgactgagccacccaggcgacccattctctgtccttcaaaaatagatgaaaatatttaaaaattttttttttactaattaagtaaaataaaagtagggAGCAATCCAAATGTCCCTGGATtggttaataaataaacaaagtttgGTAGGTCCCTACAGTAGAACCCTACAGCATTCAGGAGCGAACATGCCATACCGTGGGTGACTCTCAGAGTTACaaagctaagtgaaagaagccagatttaaaaaaaatagtacagaCTATAATTGCATatctagaaaattctagaaaatacaaattatagggttgcctgggtgactcggtcagttaagcatctgactcttagtattggctcaggtcataatctcacagtttcgtgagttcaagccccgcgtcgggctctacactggaccctgcttgggattctctccctcgctctctgcccctcccccacttgcactctctctcgatctctcaaaataaataaatcagcttaaaaaaaatgcacactATAGTGGGaggaagcagatcagtggttggggacagagagggttcaaatagggcaggagggaaggatcACAAAGGGGCACAGGGGATTTGAAGGGTGAAGTTCATTACCTTGATTATGGCGTTGGTTTTATGAGTGGATATGGATCTCAGAACTTACCAAattggggcgcctgaatggctcagttgttagagcatgtaactcttgatctcagaatcatgagttcaagtctacattgggcatagagcttacttgaaaaaggaaaaaattaccaAATTGTACCCTTTAAAATACATGCAGTTTAGTGACTGTCAATTATAttcaataactttttttaatcacacacacacacagaaacaaaccaTGAGCCAGGTTCCAAGCCCTCTACATGCATTAACTTGTTTCATTTTAGCAACAAATCTCTGAGGTCAACACTATTAGCCTCATTTGATAgaaccagagaggttaagtaactctcccaaggtcacacagttggtaAGTGACGGAGCTCCGACTTGAACCCAGCTGTCTGGCTCGAGTCTGCTGTGACTTATCACCTGGTTTATTATTGTTGGAGTTGTTATAGGGAAGCAAAGAAAGgtagaggaggaaagaggcagaCGATGAGGCTCTTCAACACAGTCCTTGACCTTCCACCTGTCCTTGCAGGTGGCAGAGCAGAGAGGCCCCGTGCTCCGGCTGCGGGAGCCACTGGGCGTGCTGGCTATTGTGTGTCCTGATGAGTGGCCCCTGCTTGCCTTCGTGTCCCTGCTGGCCGCCGCCCTGGCCCATGGCAACACCGTGGTCTTGGTGCCCAGCGGGGTCTGTCCCATCCCTGCCTTGGACATCTGCCAGGTAAGGTTGCCCGCCTTCCTGCCGCTgctcccagcagcctctggggCAGCAGAGGGATGGAAGGTGTCCCAAGGCCTGCACTAGCCCCACCCCTTATAACCATGGCAACCCCAGTTCCCCGCTTCCGCCACCCCCAATCCAAGTCTGTGCTGCTCGCGGACCCAGTGACCACTCTGTCCAAGCCCGGAGCCTCCACCGGGCCCCGTCAGCCCTCCCCGGAAGCTCACTCCTCGCCCCACCTATTGCCTTCGGGGTCTCTGACTCCCTTTCCTCCCgaccctctctcccaccccctagGATATGGCCGCCTTGTTGCCAGCAGGCCTGGTGAATGTGGTCACCGGAGACCGGGACCACCTGACCCGCTGCCTGGCCTTGCACCAGGACGTCCAGGCCCTGTGGTATTTCGGATCTGCCCAGGTACCCTTTATTTTGCCATTTCTCCAGTGTCCTAAACCTTGCCAACggtctcttccttttctggaaaCCTGGCAGTGCCCCCTTTGCCAAGGAGGAGAAATTCCTTGGCAACGGGGTCCTGAGATCCCGCCCTTCCGAGCCTCAGTTGCCACTGGAGAGGATCTCCTTAGCATAGCAACAAGGGCCTGAGATCCTGCCCAGCCCAAAGACCCAATCTCATTGGACAACCCGTTGCTAAGACCACGCCCTAgtgacagaatccgaagccggtaGCATTCCCTGCTCAGACCTGAAGGTGCCGGAGGGGAACTCCCTGTCCTTAAGAATCCCAGGCCTCATTCCTTTGAAAGTGGGCTGTTAATGGGGAGGAAATTCCACAGCCCCACCGCAAAGGTCAAGTGCCTCCCTCAGCGTCTGGTAGGTCTGCCTGCTACAGGCTGAGCATTGTAGCATTGGAGCCTAGGTCAAGCCTTCAGGTCCCTCCACAAAGGTCAACTCAAGCCTTCAGGCCCCTCCGCAAAGGTCAACATTGTCCTGGAAGGTCTGCCTCCTACAAGCCGAGCACTGTAGCAACGGAGCATAGGGCAAGCCTTGGGGGAGCCTGTAGTATAGTGCCGGTTGCCAAGGAAGCAGCTGCTTGGCAACCAAGCTGGTGGCAGCGCTGATCCCCGTTTTCTGTGCCAGGGCTCCCAGTTTGTGGAGTGGGCCTCAGCAGGAAACCTGAAGCCGGTGTGGGTGAACAGGGGCCGCCCTCGGGCCTGGGATCAGGAGGCCCAGGGAGCAGGCCCAGAGCTGGGGCTGCGGGCAGCACGGACCAAGGCCCTGTGGCTGCCCATGGGTGACTGACGCCCTGAGTGTCCCTCTCCCCCGAACTCCGTCTTGGACAGAGGTGAGATGGACCCCGACAGACCCCAGaagcctggaaccttcttttaCCCTGGCCTGCAATAAACTCTGACCAACCTTGGCTGTGCCTCTCCcgggaggaagtgggggagtaGCGACTTCTGTTCTATTTGAGGCCTTTTGAATTCCGAGGCTCAGCAGCTGGGTGGGCTGGCTCCGTACAGCACAGTATTTGTGAAACAGATAAAGGGAACTCTGAGAAGCCCCGGGCCTCTTGTTTCCCCCTTGGTCTTCTCCACCCTGTAGCTCTTGCTCTTtgactttctctgcctctgcatTGTTTCAGGACCCACAGTGTGCTGATATACAGTAAAACACAGTGGCTCCCCTGAATACAGtaaaccccccaccccaaaagtTGCTTTTGCcagtttccatggtgtaaatgctCCCACCACGTCAGATTTCAAGCTCCCAATGACTGAACAACAGACTAACAGAATtcctaaatttaacaaaaaaaaattttttaggggcgcctgggtggctcggttggttgggtgtctgactttggctcaggtcatgatctcacggttcgtgggttcgagccccgcgtcgggctctgtgctgacagctagctcagagcctggaggctgtctttggattctgtgtttccctctctctctgaccctcccccgctcacactgtctctctttctctctctcaaaaataaataaaacattagaaaaaaattctttaaaaaaaactttttttaatggttatttttgagagagacagagcatgagtggggaaggggcagagagagagggagacgcagaatccgaagcagcctccaggctctggagctgtcagcacagagcctgacgcagggctcaaacccacgacccgtgagatcatgacctgagtcagaagtcagacactcaactgactgagccccccaggcgcccccagaattccTAAAATTTTAACAGTCCGCTCCCATGAGCCAATCTGAGTGGCTCGAGAAAATCactgttttagaatttttttttaaggttttatttttaagtaatttctatacccaatgtgaggctcaaactcacaacccagagatccaGAGTCTCATGTTGtgccaactgagtcagccaggcaccccctagaaTTCTTTTTGGTGCAAGGAACCCATTCACACTAGCTTAGGATAAAGGAATTATCTAGAAGGCTGCAGAGACATAGAAAATAGGGCGTGAAAGGCATCTGAGGTGCCCCAGGTCTTGAGAACTCAGATGTAGGCAGGAACCAGGGCAGGTCCATTCTCTGTGGGCACGTGGtctctgggaatttttttttaagtaatttctatccaacatggggctcgatctcatgaccctgagatcaagaagagttggatgaaaaaaaaaaaaaaaaaaaaagaagagttggatgttccaccaactgagccaggcaggcgccccatctctgtttcttctccctaCCTGTCTGCTTCAATCAACTCCTTCAGCCCTGTGACCTTTGGAAAGCTTCATAActgctctgagcctgtttcctcatctgtgaaatgggactaaATAGTTCCAACCGGACTGGTTAGGTCGATGGGTCTACACAGCGCATGCATAATGACTGTTAGCTGGGAAACAGAAGTTGGCTCTGTCACGAGGCAGATGAGAATAGGCAGCCTCTCGTCAGGATCTGATTAAAGCTGGACCAGATAATTATCTCTCCCAGGATCTGGACGTTGGGAGAGACTTGGAGGAAAGTCCCTGGAAGGGTCTAGTTCCTGTCTGTGTTTTGACAATTCCCTCTAGGATTCTGTTGGCTGCCTCAGTGCCCTTCCCATTAATTCTGTTGCTTTAAGCAGCCCAAGGCAACTACCTGGTCGACATACCCCTAGCCCAGGCCTCTGGCAAGCGTCAGTGCGGTGGCCAGGGAGAAGAAATCTGATTGGCCAGTTGGGGTCAGGCTTCCACTTCTGGGCCAATCATGTCTGGCCAGGGGGCGGAAGCTCCTAGTCCACTCAGCCGCCCACCGAGCACCTACTCTGAGCTAGTCACTGTTCCATGCCCTGGAGAGATGGCCAGGAACAAGAGAACCGGGCCCTCGGGCAGATGTTCCAGTGGGCGAGAGCTATCTTAGGCTCTTGTCGCTGCTGTAACAAAGTTTTAGTGGCTTCAGCACAAGTGTATGATCTTAACAGTCCTGGGTGTCGGAAGTCTGAAAATGGGTGTCACCGAGCTAAACTCAAGGTGTCAGCGGGCGCTGCGTTCCTGACTGGAGCTCAAGGGAAGGCTCTGTTTTCACTGTCTTTTCCAGGCTCTAGAGGCCCTTACTTTCCTAGGCACGTGACCCTATGTTACTCTTTGTAGCCACTCAATCCATGatctcctccccacctcaagaTAATTAAGTCCTACCTGCAAAGGCCCTTTGGCCATGTGAGGTAACATTCTCAGGTTtcaatggacttttttttaaattaatttattttgagagagagagagggagagagaatcccaagtaggctgtacGCTcacagcggggcttgaacccatgaaccatgagatcatgaccttagccaaaatcagacccttaaccaactgagccacccagggaccccagtttatttgagagagagagagagagaaagagagagcgagcaagcgcacggtgtgaccaggggaggggcaggagggagagagagaatcccaagcaggggctgcactgtcagcacagagcccaacacggggctcaatctcacaaactgagatcgtgacctgagccaaaaccaagggtcggaCTCCCAgccgagtaagccacccaggcatccctccagtAGACATCTTTGACGGCCATTCTGCCCATTGCGAGAGGAGACGCTAAATCAGTGAATAATCGAGAAGACGGCTGGCTAACCCAGGCTGGACAGGAAGCgaggcggagggggggggggatggcCGGGATCACAGGATGGGTGGGTGAGGCTGCAGGAACCACCCCCAAACCTCCGCTGCTGACCACCACAAAGGCCGTTTCTTGCTCACACTGACCTGTCCATCAAGGGGAGGAAGGGGCCCTCTGCTCATCAGAGCCACGCAGAGACCCAGCCTGACTGTGGCCAGAACTCAGCATGACTTCTGTCATTACAGATCCACGCCCTGACCCACTTACTCCACATCTGGAAGGGACGCTGGGCACCTCCAGTCTCATTTCATTGGCCAAACGGAGTCACATGACTGTGCCTGCGCTCCACAGGGCGTGGTCCTAGACTCCTGCAGGGGAAGGCCCTCTGATATTTGTGGGCAGTTCTGCCAAGGGTTGGGGTGGCCCAAGCATGTGATTCAGAGAAGCAGAGATGTGGAAGGaaacttccattttctcatttacctCCAGGTTGGAGTTGAAGAAATTGGGGTTTATTGAGGATAAGGGGCTGGCCAAGCTCCCACAGTGACCCACCCAGAGCTACAAGTGACCCTTGCCAGGCCTGATGCAATAAGACATATCCCCCGAGTCCTCTTGGGTCCCTGGCCCTGGCAGGGTCAGACCCAGCGACACAGCAAGCTCCCAGCCTGTGCCTGGGAGACCCATCATCTGTGCGATTATCGAGGGGACACGGGGCTGGGGATCTTATAAGTTTTGATGTTCAAGGATGGGGAGGTGATAAAGAGGAAGTGAGTGGCTCGGCACAAGGGCTGGAAATTTGTCCAACGGGCCATAGGGAGCCACAGAaggtgtgtgagcagaggagaggtaggTAGGCTCAGCTCTGGGTGGAAGACACGGTCATAACTTAAGGTGAGTACCCTGAGAAGGAGCTCAGGGTACTCGGGGCGCCCAGAAATGTCACCCTACCCAACCCgagtgtgtgcgcgcgcgcgcgcgcgtgtgtgtgtgtgtgtgtgtgtgtgtgtgtgtgtgtgtgtgtgaggtgaggCTGAGAGATGGCGGCCATCTTCCCAAGGAAGGTGCCATGTGCTGTCAGGGTTTTTTTCCCAGCTTTGTTGAGGTATCATTgacaaaatttacatatatttcagtGATCCAACCTGATTTTTTAAAGCGTATAAAGCGTGAcgttttaatatacatatacatcatgagatcattaccatAATCAAGTTAATGACCACATCCATCGCCTCACAAAGTTACCTTTCTGTGCCATGAGAACACTCAAGATCCACTTTCAGCTCAGTccaactggaaaaacaaaaattctcttttttttttaatgtttatttacttttgggacagagagagaatgtgagcgggggacgggcagcaagagggggagacacgaatccgaagcaggctccgagctgccagcaaagagcccgatgcggggctcaaacccaccatccatgagattatgacctgagccgaagtcagatgcttaatcaactgagccacccaggcgaccctggaaaaagaaattctgatatatccaaaagcaaaacaaacttttttCCTAGGAAATTTCAAATGGACAATACAGTTTTGTTCGTGATAGGCACCATGGTGTACAtcagatcctcagaacttattcatcttaaaactgaaactttgtacttttttgaccaacatctccccatttcccctacttgtgtgcatcCCCCCCCTCACACCACACTAGCAACCACCATTTGACTTTCTGAATTTAGACATTTATAGATTCCACGTAGAAGTGATACCCTACAtgattgtctttctctgtctggctgaACTCACTTAGCACAACACTCTCCAGATTTATCAGTGTTGTAAACAGCAGGGTTTCCTTGTTTTTGTAgctgaataatacattttttaattttttaaatattttgagagagagagggcaagcaggtaagatgcagagagagggagacacagaatccaaagcaggctccaggctccgagctgtcagcacagagcccgacgtggggctcgaactcacgaaccgtgagatcatgacctgagtcgaaatcaagaatctagatgtttaactaactgagccaccccggtgccccctattttttttttttctgaggaaattTCAGACCTTTGTCCACAGTGGCTGctccaatttatattcccaccaacagtgcacagagattccctttactccacatccttgccaacaccgtGTCTTTTTGAGGACAGCCATCCTAACTGGTCTGGGGTGACAGATACCTCAGGTGGTCTGGATTTTCATTTCACTGGTGATTAGCAATTGCATTGAATCTTGAAGGACAATGAAGATCTGATGAGGCTACAAATATGTCtggagagcatcccaagcagaaggaacagcatgtgcaaaggccccgaGGTGGGAAAcagcccgggggggggggttgtggtTTGAATGGTGGCCCCAAAAAAGTTATGGTCCCTGTCCCCGCCCCTGAAACCTATAAATGTGACCTTCTCTAGAAAAACAGTCCTTGCAGACGTAATTAATTTAAGGATCTCTAGATAACATCCTGAGTTGGGGCCccttgcctggctcagttggttaagtatccggctttggCTTCGGTCATTATAtcgcagttcataggttcaagccctgcgccagtgcagagcctgcttgggattctttccctctctctttgccgttctctctctctctctctctctctctctctctctctctctctctcaaatgaaataaaccttaaaaaaaaaatcatcctgggTTATCCAGTGGACCCAATATcaaatgacaagtgtccttataagagacaccCAGAGGGGAGACACTTCCAGAGAAGAAGGCCAGgtgaagacagacagatggagtCATGTAGATACAAGCCGAGGAACCCCGGAGCTTCCAGAAGCTACGCTTGGGCCATACATCCAAGGTGGAGATGGATGAGGCTGTGGCTGAAGAAGCAGTCGAGGGCGGGCCCCGGAGGCCAGGGCTGAGCAGCGGCCGCGTTGCCGGGTGGGGGCGCCCTCTGTTGGCTTCACACGCACCCCTCACCTGGACGACCCCCACCTCggcccccttctctctgtctccctcccgtCTTGCTCCCTTTCCAGGTCTTCTTGCATCTGCTCCAGCGctcagccctcctcctcctgacTCCTCTCCTACCAGCCTTCCCAGTtcgaggagagaaggaaggcgCAGGCTGACCTCCTCCTCGCCCCGTGTCATGGGTTCTAGCTGGAGACCGCTCCCCATTCGGAGGGGTCCCACCCGGGGAATCAACCCCGCTCAGTGCGCCCGGGCGCGCGGGAGACGCCACCTGTCACCACCAGGTGGCGCGCCCGTTGCCTCAGCCAGATCCACCCCGGCTCACTATCGCCCCCCAAAATTTCCTTTCGCTTTCGATCTCTGACTGTCACCCGGCCTGCCCCCTTCCACGCCCAGCTGGGGCAAGCCTGGTGCGTGAGGAGAAACGGACTCCGAGTCCCCGAGGGGCGGGACTGGGGTCGCCCTCCTGGCTGAGGGAGGAGGAATGGGGGTCAGGTTCCTGGGTCCCTGGCCTGGGGAGGGTTCCGGGGACCGGACGTCGGGGTTCTTAGAAGGGGAGATGACTTTTCACCGTAACTGGGGCTCATGCAGGAAGCCCGAGGGAGTAGGAGGCGGAAACTTAGCCACATCAAGGAGccgagggaggggtggggaggtgaaggggcgggtgaggaaggggctggggtgtGAGGGTCTGAGACTCCCTCTTCTGTCCCTTCCGAGATCTGGCCATAGGCATGAGGGGCCTCTGGCCGAGATGATAGTGCTGgtgccagcctggagcccaactgTGCGTATACCTGGGGGGCATGGTCGGGGCAAGGCAGAGCCTTAGCCAAATGGGCAGATCCGAAAGAGGAGGTGGACAGAGGTGGGGGACCTGGACAGGGCTGGGGATATGCACAAAGGAGGGAGACATGGGGCAGGGAAGAGACTGACAAGGGTGGGGGACGTGTACAGAGGAGGGGGACATGGCGGGGTGGAGGACACGGACGGGTGAGGGACATGCAAAGAGGAAGGGGGAcatggagaggggtgggggacatgcacagaggagggggacatggacagaggagggggacatggacaggggtgggggacatgcacagagggaggggacatgggcagggtgggggacatgcacagaggaaaaggacagggacaggggtgggggacaggaacAGGGGTACGGGAGAGatggacaggggtgggggaagaaatgGAGGTGCAAATGGGGAAGGCAGGACCCGAGTGGAAGGAgaaacaggagagaggggcaggtaGGTGGACGGAGAGAGAAAGTCCTGGGCTGAGCTGAGCAGATGCGGGGAGCCGAGGGCGCAGCGGGGaagtggggagctggggggccgGAAAGGCGCCAGGATACGGGCAGAGAGGAAGCCAGGGAGGGCTGGTCCAAGATGGGCACAGGAGCCCCAAGCAGGAGGGCTGAGCGCTGGACAAGAGGAAAGGAGACCTGGgatgggaggaagaggggagaccgagagaagggggtggggggggcgggtgcACAGGTGAGGGGTGCATGTGGAGCCAACAGAGGGCGCCCCCACCCCGTGCCGCGCCCGCAGAcctccctgctgctgctgctgctgctgctcagccCTGGCCTCCGAGGGACCCCCGACTGTTCCTTCAGCCACAGCCCCATCTCCTCCACCTTCAAGGTCACCATCCGAAAGCTGGTGAGGACCCGGTCCCATCCTCTCGGTGCACCTTTCTGAGCCCACTGGGGCTAGGTTCCCGTCTAGGTGtcttctctctgggtctcagtccccttctctctgggtctctgtctccctgtctctgcggctccctatccccctctctctgggtctccatAGTTCTGTTTTCTCCTGGCTTCAGCCAGGCTTGACCCTGTTTTCTCCCTTAGTCTGATTACCTGCTTCAGGATTACCCAGTCACCGTCGCCTCTAACCTACAGGACGTGAGTCACAgatgggaggggttggggggagggtgggaagaagagaCTCAGGAAGCACcgcccctgggggggggggagtcctcTCCAGTTAGCCGACCTGCCCTAGGATGCAGGACCCCAGGCCCGGGCCCCTCATCCTTCCAGCCTCCTCTGCTGGCGCGTCCCCACGagcttgggttctctctcccaGGACGAGCTCTGCGGAGCCTTGTGGCGCCTGGTCCTGGCCCAGCGCTGGATGGGACGCCTCAAGGCTGTGGCAGGGTCCCAGATGCAAAGCCTGCTGGAGGCTGTCAACACCGAGATACACTTTGTCACCTTGTGTGCTTTCCAGGTTAGCTCTGAACTTGGGAGACAGCCAGGGGAGTGCGCAAAGTGCCTCCCTGGGGCTTACTTACTGGAGATTTCTTTCGACTAGCAACGCAGGGGAGGTGGGGCTAGAGCCCCCAGTCCCGGgggcgcgggggtgggggtgacatTGCTGAAAATAACACTTTTCTAGGCACTGAAGGCTGTCGAGGGTCCTGGGCCCGGGCCCGATGCACCAGTTCTGCGTTTTTTCTCAGGCCCCGCTGCTGGGCGTTGCCGAGGGGTTCTGTCCCCCAGCAACCAGAAGGAGGGGATCGAAACGCCCTCGGGACTCAGATCTGACTGGGCCCCGCTTGCTGCGCGTCGCTAAGGACGCCTCCCCTTAGCAACCCTGGGGGCAGGGGTCCAAATTCTCTCTGAGACCCTCACGGGGCCCTGTTAGGCCTTGCCAGGCAGGGAAGGCCCTCGCCCTGAGCACGCTGCGGAGGGCGGAGGGCGATGCGGTGGtgacctctccctcccctgcccccagcccctccccagctgtcttCGATTCGTCCAGACCAACATCTCCCGCCTCCTGCAGGACACCTCCGAGCAGCTGGCGGCCTTGAAGCCCTGGATCACCTGCAGGAATTTCTCTGGGTGCCTGGAGCTGCAGTGCCAGCCGGGTAAAGGCCCCCAgcgccccagcccccccccccctacCCTCATCTCTCCCATCCCGCAGCCCCTCACCCTTTCTGCTTCGGCGCCCCCCAGACCCCGCCCTGCTCTGCTCCCATTGGTCGTGTGACCTCGGGGGGCCGTTCCCCCAAGTTCATTCCTCTTTCCGGGCCTCAGTTTACCTatctcagagaagagaaaaataatcccttcctgggtttttttcagtttttttttaactttaatttatttcttttgagagagagagagagcaggagagagcacaagcaggggagggacagagagaggagaggagaatcccaagcaggctctgggctatcagggaggtgcccaatgcagggctcaaacccacgcccctaaataagtagactttaaataaataattatttagtgTGACGTTTCACATCCTTTTGTCCCCTACTTAGTCTTTAGGAaccagtgtgtattttatactgcTGGCACAGGTGAATTCAGACTCGCCAGAGGAGGCGTGGGAGGCGTGTCTATACccgcggggagggggagggggccacaCCACCTCTAAAAGATCAATGGGAAGTCCCGTAAGCAGAGTATGGCGAGAGACTGTGCCCTTGTGAACATGACTTCTTCAGCGTAATAAGGTTGATTCCGTGACCAAGTACATAATACATCCTGTAACTGACCCCGTCTtaggaggaaaagggggaaatatAGACTATTTTTTGACAGGATCCGAGTTGAATCCGTGTGTACATATTTTCTCGCCACCTTACCGTGGTATTATTTGGAGGCTTTCCGTCCTGGCACATGTCACTACATCCGTcaggttgtttggtttttattcctgtttttctttagtaatttttcttttttttaaattctcttaatgttttatttatttttgagagagagagaagagagagcatgagcaggggagggtcagagagagagggagacacagaatccaaagacaggttccaggctctgagctgtcagcacagagcctgacacggggcttgaacccacaaactgtgagatcatgacctgagccgaagtcgaatgcctaaccaactgagccacccaggcgcccttttctttagtaatttctataccacacacggggctggaactcaggaccccaagatcaggagtcacgcTCTCCACCAGCTGAGCCCGGCAGGTGCCCTTGAACGAGATCTTTGAAAACCAcctttctgggcacct
Protein-coding sequences here:
- the FLT3LG gene encoding fms-related tyrosine kinase 3 ligand isoform X1, with the translated sequence MGTGAPSRRAERWTRGKETWDGRKRGDREKGVGGAGAQVRGACGANRGRPHPVPRPQTSLLLLLLLLSPGLRGTPDCSFSHSPISSTFKVTIRKLSDYLLQDYPVTVASNLQDDELCGALWRLVLAQRWMGRLKAVAGSQMQSLLEAVNTEIHFVTLCAFQPLPSCLRFVQTNISRLLQDTSEQLAALKPWITCRNFSGCLELQCQPEASTPLPPRSPRALEATALPAPQAPLLLLLLLLPVALALMSAAWCLRWRRRRRRAACPGEQRMALRPRARSHLPEDTELGVEESQLETGSFLDHAAPLPLSPGWRQRQPPTSAPDPPIPLCTKSLSPGNCI
- the FLT3LG gene encoding fms-related tyrosine kinase 3 ligand isoform X5 is translated as MGTSLLLLLLLLSPGLRGTPDCSFSHSPISSTFKVTIRKLSDYLLQDYPVTVASNLQDDELCGALWRLVLAQRWMGRLKAVAGSQMQSLLEAVNTEIHFVTLCAFQPLPSCLRFVQTNISRLLQDTSEQLAALKPWITCRNFSGCLELQCQPEASTPLPPRSPRALEATALPAPQAPLLLLLLLLPVALALMSAAWCLRWRRRRRRAACPGEQRMALRPRARSHLPEDTELGVEESQLETGSFLDHAAPLPLSPGWRQRQPPTSAPDPPIPLCTKSLSPGNCI
- the FLT3LG gene encoding fms-related tyrosine kinase 3 ligand isoform X4 produces the protein MIVLVPAWSPTTSLLLLLLLLSPGLRGTPDCSFSHSPISSTFKVTIRKLSDYLLQDYPVTVASNLQDDELCGALWRLVLAQRWMGRLKAVAGSQMQSLLEAVNTEIHFVTLCAFQPLPSCLRFVQTNISRLLQDTSEQLAALKPWITCRNFSGCLELQCQPEASTPLPPRSPRALEATALPAPQAPLLLLLLLLPVALALMSAAWCLRWRRRRRRAACPGEQRMALRPRARSHLPEDTELGVEESQLETGSFLDHAAPLPLSPGWRQRQPPTSAPDPPIPLCTKSLSPGNCI
- the FLT3LG gene encoding fms-related tyrosine kinase 3 ligand isoform X3 translates to MGTGAPSRRAERWTRGKETWDGRKRGDREKGVGGAGAQVRGACGANRGRPHPVPRPQTSLLLLLLLLSPGLRGTPDCSFSHSPISSTFKVTIRKLDELCGALWRLVLAQRWMGRLKAVAGSQMQSLLEAVNTEIHFVTLCAFQPLPSCLRFVQTNISRLLQDTSEQLAALKPWITCRNFSGCLELQCQPEASTPLPPRSPRALEATALPAPQAPLLLLLLLLPVALALMSAAWCLRWRRRRRRAACPGEQRMALRPRARSHLPEDTELGVEESQLETGSFLDHAAPLPLSPGWRQRQPPTSAPDPPIPLCTKSLSPGNCI
- the FLT3LG gene encoding fms-related tyrosine kinase 3 ligand isoform X2, whose protein sequence is MGTGAPSRRAERWTRGKETWDGRKRGDREKGVGGAGAQVRGACGANRGRPHPVPRPQTSLLLLLLLLSPGLRGTPDCSFSHSPISSTFKVTIRKLSDYLLQDYPVTVASNLQDDELCGALWRLVLAQRWMGRLKAVAGSQMQSLLEAVNTEIHFVTLCAFQDTSEQLAALKPWITCRNFSGCLELQCQPEASTPLPPRSPRALEATALPAPQAPLLLLLLLLPVALALMSAAWCLRWRRRRRRAACPGEQRMALRPRARSHLPEDTELGVEESQLETGSFLDHAAPLPLSPGWRQRQPPTSAPDPPIPLCTKSLSPGNCI